In the Mytilus trossulus isolate FHL-02 chromosome 1, PNRI_Mtr1.1.1.hap1, whole genome shotgun sequence genome, one interval contains:
- the LOC134722872 gene encoding zinc finger protein GLIS3-like isoform X2, giving the protein MNGLNNSGQMGPPKGTNIPRLTIQADTPVPSSNSNTPVPALNLQQDKTSIALPALSSNRNVINSGKPTQNGTTHMFSRKSCPPGSFFNNQRQLKSDLNGSNLGPMCFSLNPRNRDGGNFSHNVNAFNTTNNQNNTLLRPTSRMENATPTPSDISSISCTPRNGPQTPRQTDRAQTPLNNEKEHVFLEPFPVKQEWNPYKPLPQVHNGHNHHGNTNGHSNNSNGSVSGSEFSHGVTGSATCSLSPFQNMDSSPSNSLYTASPRHSAVRTHGQKRALSISPIGPDGVDLYSLIRTSPTSLVAYINGSRSSSTSASPQPINHHGNFGHAIASKMHRCGSSTTHSGHSGNSRQRMSLHSGGSFKREPEFGLHENLSDMFSDIVSNQIVVQQSDIPMVEQKAFSDMQNYGAPQFNNFMSMGPQQQHNIPTSMGGNMSMRPPPSYDQAIIQGQNPMQPQQQQMMQTQNQRPSLPLQQQQNFPQNIPQPHVDSNNTNNVINNNNMINDQNYQNNNVEDGDLDENGEKQNICRWIDCNQIFKEQDELVRHLEKAHIDQRKGEDFTCFWAGCQRRYKPFNARYKLLIHMRVHSGEKPNKCTFEGCDKAFSRLENLKIHLRSHTGERPYLCTHAGCTKAFSNSSDRAKHQRTHLDTKPYACSVPGCNKRYTDPSSLRKHVKNHNQKDPQQKKKMKKEGETLGGGDLLNNCLSVQQLHMESAPQNHENQENMIRGPVTGPTTDLYSVGANYQSHQHAAASPAPSAMQQGSPMPSTNINMEEEQFGTFNTTLPQNFNRRNIPMNMRTGMQPGMRPNMQTAPYQQGYETYLQSMNQMPGFADGENGQFNFRNNAFDPSMVTDMQAMQRNYPGLEGIHQDFENMQFAEELTQHQQITQQYLQHTAIDRCNSRMSAAIYADGTT; this is encoded by the exons ATGAATGGTTTGAATAACAGTGGTCAGATGGGCCCTCCTAAAGGGACGAATATACCTAGACTAACTATCCAAGCTGACACACCTGTTCCTTCTTCTAACAGTAATACTCCTGTTCCAGCTTTAAATCTACAGCAAGACAAAACTAGTATAGCATTGCCAGCACTATCTTCCAACAGAAATGTCATCAACTCCGGAAAACCTACTCAAAACGGCACTACGCACATGTTTTCTCGCAAATCATGTCCACCAGGCAGCTTCTTTAATAATCAGAGACAGCTTAAATCAG ACTTGAATGGCAGTAATCTTGGACCTATGTGCTTTAGTTTGAATCCCAGAAACAGAGATGGAGGAAATTTCAGTCACAATGTCAACGCATTCAACAcaacaaacaatcaaaacaACACTCTTTTACGCCCTACGAGTAGAATGGAAAATGCCACGCCTACACCAAGTGACATCTCTAGTATTAGCTGTACACCACGCAACGGACCACAGACTCCGAGACAAACAGATCGAGCACAGACAccattaaataatgaaaaagaacATGTTTTTCTGGAACCCTTCCCAGTCAAGCAAGAGTGGAATCCATATAAACCACTACCACAGGTTCACAATGGACATAATCACCATGGCAACACTAATGGCCATAGTAACAATTCCAATGGATCTGTATCTGGAAGTGAATTTTCCCACGGTGTTACAGGAAGTGCAACTTGTTCCCTGTCCCCATTCCAAAACATGGATTCGTCTCCGTCAAATTCATTATACACAGCAAGTCCACGGCACTCAGCTGTGAGAACACACGGACAGAAAAGAGCATTATCAATCTCACCAATTGGGCCTGATGGTGTTGACTTATATTCTTTGATTAGAACGTCACCAACATCACTTGTAGCCTATATTAATGGCTCACGTAGCTCTTCAACAAGTGCTTCCCCACAGCCAATAAATCACCATGGCAACTTTGGACATGCCATTGCAAGCAAGATGCACAGATGTGGCTCATCAACAACTCATTCCGGTCATTCCGGTAATTCTAGACAGAGAATGTCACTCCATAGTGGTGGTTCTTTCAAAAGAGAACCAGAATTTGGATTACATGAGAATTTGTCTGACATGTTTTCCGATATTGTCAGCAATCAGATAGTTGTACAACAGAGCGATATTCCTATGGTTGAACAGAAGGCTTTCAGTGATATGCAAAATTATGGAGCCCCACAATTCAACAATTTTATGTCCATGGGACCACAACAGCAACACAACATTCCAACAAGTATGGGAGGAAATATGTCTATGAGACCTCCGCCATCTTATGACCAGGCTATTATCCAAGGTCAAAACCCTATGCAGCCACAACAACAGCAAATGATGCAGACGCAAAATCAGAGGCCATCATTACCTCTACAACAGCAACAGAATTTCCCTCAGAACATTCCTCAACCTCATGTTGACAGtaataatacaaataatgttataaacaataataatatgatTAATGATCAAAACTATCAGAACAATAATGTTGAAGATGGAGATCTTGATGAAAATGGtgagaaacaaaatatatgtcgCTGGATCGACTGtaatcaaattttcaaagaacaaGATGAACTTGTACGTCATTTAGAAAAAGCCCACATTGATCAGCGAAAAGGAGAAGACTTCACATGTTTTTGGGCTGGTTGTCAAAGacgatataaaccttttaatgCCAGATACAAATTACTTATACACATGCGTGTACATTCAGGGGAAAAACCAAATAAatgtact tttgaagGTTGTGATAAGGCATTTTCACGTCTTGAGAACCTAAAGATTCACTTGAGATCTCATACTGGGGAGAGGCCATATTTATGTACACATGCAGGCTGTACTAAAGCATTCAGTAATTCTTCTGACAGAGCCAAACATCAACGAACTCATTTGGATACG AAACCCTATGCTTGTTCAGTGCCAGGATGCAACAAACGTTACACAGATCCTAGTTCACTACGCAAACATGTCAAAAATCACAACCAGAAAGACCCACAACAGAAAAAGAAG atGAAAAAGGAAGGTGAAACTTTAGGTGGTGGTGATTTATTGAACAATTGTCTCTCAGTGCAACAGCTGCATATGGAGTCTGCACCACAGAACCATGAAAACCAAGAGAATATGATCCGAGGACCTGTCACTGGACCAACTACTGATCTTTATTCTG ttGGAGCGAATTATCAGAGCCATCAGCATGCTGCAGCTTCCCCAGCACCAAGTGCCATGCAACAGGGAAGTCCAATGCcaagtacaaatataaatatggaagAAGAACA GTTTGGTACTTTCAACACAACACTTCCACAAAATTTCAACAGACGTAATATCCCAATGAACATGCGCACTGGGATGCAACCAGGAATGCGTCCAAATATGCAGACTGCACCATACCAGCAAGGGTATGAGACATACCTACAGAGCATGAACCAGATGCCAGGATTTGCAG